TTGTCCGTCGTTCATGATGGTCTTCATCCTCCCATCATGAACAGTCGCCGCCTTACTTCAGACTCATCTTGTATTAGAAATAAGCCCTCCCTTCAGACTCATCTTGCATTGGAATAGACTTGGATATGCAACGTTTTTACCGCTGGAGTATTATAGCGAGACCTTCATGATCTCGCAGTCTTACAAGCTAGCGCGCCGAATCGTGGTAGGAGTCGTTGGAGCAACGGTCGTGCTGCTCGGTATGGCGATGATCGTGCTCCCTGGCCCTGCCTTTATAGTCATCCCGATCGGTCTGGCGATCCTCGGGATAGAGTTCACGTGGGCGCGGCGCTGGCTGCGTGTGCTTAGATCCAAGGTTCAAAGCAC
The window above is part of the Pseudomonadota bacterium genome. Proteins encoded here:
- a CDS encoding PGPGW domain-containing protein → MISQSYKLARRIVVGVVGATVVLLGMAMIVLPGPAFIVIPIGLAILGIEFTWARRWLRVLRSKVQSTFNARRRIR